The following coding sequences lie in one Calditerrivibrio sp. genomic window:
- a CDS encoding sugar transferase, with translation MGNSFYKKHGKRLFDIIFSMFALVVLSPLFLVITLLIKMDSKGPVFYKQDRVGKDFKKFKLFKFRTMIQDADKVGPLVTAERDPRITKVGAFLRKWKLDELPQFFNVLIGDMSIVGPRPEVEKYVTLFIDEYKAILSIKPGITDYATLQYRNEEEIMAKYDDVEKGYIEEVLPKKIELYRVYIDDFSFITDLKIVFKTISRILGV, from the coding sequence TTGGGAAATAGCTTTTATAAAAAGCATGGGAAGAGGCTTTTTGATATAATATTTTCGATGTTTGCTTTAGTGGTGCTATCCCCTTTATTTTTAGTTATAACCCTTTTGATCAAGATGGATTCAAAGGGGCCTGTGTTTTACAAGCAAGATAGGGTGGGTAAAGATTTTAAAAAGTTTAAACTTTTTAAATTTAGAACCATGATACAGGATGCTGATAAGGTTGGTCCATTAGTAACTGCAGAGCGGGATCCGAGAATAACTAAGGTAGGGGCTTTTTTGAGAAAGTGGAAGCTGGATGAGTTACCTCAGTTTTTTAACGTACTGATTGGCGATATGAGTATAGTGGGGCCGAGACCTGAGGTGGAAAAATATGTAACCCTTTTTATCGATGAGTATAAAGCCATACTTTCTATAAAACCTGGTATAACCGATTATGCGACACTTCAATATAGAAACGAAGAGGAGATAATGGCAAAATACGATGATGTGGAAAAAGGGTATATAGAAGAGGTGCTACCAAAAAAGATTGAACTTTACAGAGTATATATCGATGATTTCTCGTTCATAACAGATTTAAAAATAGTCTTTAAAACAATAAGTAGAATCTTGGGAGTATAA
- the murB gene encoding UDP-N-acetylmuramate dehydrogenase has product MLDLNSLIIANEPLSKHNSYRTGGRARFFAAPKSSDELRFVLDFSEKQGLKKIIIGRGTNLLFDDEGFDGIVISTKNLNRYTVLDGCTVLCGAGVLLDDLVAFTVAYGLSGLENLSGIPGTVGGAIFMNAGAFDCEVKDTVAFVDVLKGGVIARLYRDDIAFEYRKTSLKDEIVLSVSFLLNKKKEPLGEIREDILKRRSEKQPLEYPSCGSVFKRPFGTYAGKLIEECGLKGYTIGGAQVSEKHANFIINMGNATSSDIKKLISFVKEKVFEKFGVVLEEEVKIIGK; this is encoded by the coding sequence ATGCTCGATTTAAATAGTCTGATAATAGCAAATGAACCATTGTCAAAACACAATAGCTATAGAACAGGTGGTAGAGCAAGGTTCTTTGCTGCACCCAAAAGCAGTGATGAGCTGCGTTTTGTGCTGGATTTTTCAGAAAAACAAGGTTTAAAAAAGATTATTATAGGTAGAGGAACAAACCTGCTTTTTGACGATGAAGGGTTTGATGGTATTGTTATCTCCACGAAAAACCTCAATAGATATACTGTACTTGATGGATGCACTGTTTTATGTGGTGCTGGTGTTCTTTTGGATGATCTGGTAGCTTTTACTGTGGCTTATGGCTTATCAGGTCTTGAAAACCTCTCCGGTATACCAGGAACTGTGGGGGGAGCAATCTTTATGAATGCTGGAGCTTTTGACTGTGAGGTTAAGGATACTGTTGCTTTTGTGGATGTTTTAAAAGGTGGTGTTATCGCAAGGCTGTACAGGGATGATATAGCTTTTGAGTACAGAAAAACCTCATTGAAAGATGAGATAGTGCTTTCGGTATCATTTTTATTGAATAAGAAAAAAGAACCTTTGGGTGAAATAAGAGAAGATATCTTGAAACGAAGATCGGAAAAACAGCCATTGGAATATCCTTCCTGTGGTTCTGTGTTTAAAAGACCGTTTGGTACCTATGCGGGTAAGCTCATAGAGGAGTGCGGTTTAAAGGGGTATACCATAGGTGGAGCACAGGTATCTGAAAAACATGCAAATTTTATCATAAATATGGGTAATGCCACCAGTAGCGATATAAAGAAACTTATATCTTTTGTAAAAGAAAAAGTCTTCGAAAAGTTTGGTGTAGTACTCGAGGAAGAGGTAAAAATAATTGGGAAATAG
- a CDS encoding S-methyl-5'-thioinosine phosphorylase, translating to MKIGIITGTGLLVEEGFSFVESIPVMTKYGAPSGSYKRYLSSENEIYSIGRHGDNHQYPPHKINYRANIYGFYELGVDFILAFSAVGGINTVLEPGDLLIPDGLVDFTYGRESTYSDVGDVFHIDFTEPFCSSLRGELIRIIGEVGCRFHSKGTYVCTNGPRLETSSEIKMFNRLGFDVVGMTLCPEAALARELGICYAAVNIVSNYAAGISRDILTTAEVVENVKKSERYIREIIKNISTIKSKSPCGCGESIKHARFK from the coding sequence ATGAAGATAGGTATCATAACAGGTACAGGCTTGTTGGTGGAAGAAGGGTTTAGTTTTGTGGAGTCTATCCCCGTCATGACGAAATATGGTGCCCCTTCTGGTAGCTATAAAAGGTATCTATCCTCAGAGAATGAGATATATTCCATAGGTAGACATGGTGATAATCATCAATACCCCCCACACAAAATAAACTATAGAGCAAACATATATGGATTTTATGAACTTGGTGTGGATTTTATTCTGGCTTTTTCGGCGGTAGGGGGTATTAATACTGTTTTGGAACCGGGTGATCTTTTAATTCCGGATGGTTTGGTGGATTTTACATATGGTAGAGAGTCTACTTATTCTGACGTGGGTGATGTGTTCCATATTGATTTTACAGAGCCCTTCTGTTCATCGTTGAGGGGTGAACTGATAAGGATTATAGGGGAGGTTGGTTGTAGGTTTCATAGTAAAGGTACTTATGTATGTACGAATGGTCCAAGATTGGAAACTTCTTCTGAAATAAAGATGTTTAATAGGTTGGGATTTGATGTGGTGGGGATGACGTTATGCCCAGAAGCGGCACTTGCGAGGGAGCTTGGGATATGTTATGCTGCTGTGAACATCGTTTCGAACTATGCTGCAGGAATCAGTAGGGATATACTGACTACGGCAGAGGTTGTGGAAAATGTGAAAAAGAGTGAGAGGTATATAAGGGAGATAATAAAAAATATCTCTACTATCAAAAGTAAATCTCCTTGTGGTTGTGGGGAGTCTATAAAGCATGCTCGATTTAAATAG